The following are from one region of the Chloroflexota bacterium genome:
- a CDS encoding ribosome recycling factor translates to MIEQILTEINGKMQKAADALTRDLAAIRTGRASPALVEHIKADYHGVLTPINQMASISIPEAKMILIQPWDRSSTRSIEKAILTSDLGLNPTSDSNVIRIPVPPLTEERRKELTRVVHKRLEEARIALRNLRREGIERLRQSEKNKEISQDQYTRASEQLQKLTDNFIDKVNDIGKAKETEIMEV, encoded by the coding sequence ATGATCGAGCAAATACTCACCGAAATCAATGGTAAAATGCAAAAGGCTGCCGATGCTTTAACCCGAGACCTGGCAGCTATTCGCACAGGACGTGCATCACCGGCCTTGGTTGAGCATATCAAAGCTGACTATCACGGTGTCCTCACTCCGATCAACCAGATGGCTTCTATCTCAATACCTGAAGCAAAGATGATACTCATCCAACCATGGGACCGCAGTTCAACCCGCAGTATCGAGAAAGCTATTCTCACGTCTGACCTCGGCCTAAATCCAACAAGCGATAGCAACGTCATACGCATACCTGTTCCACCCCTCACCGAAGAACGACGTAAGGAGTTAACCAGAGTAGTTCACAAAAGGTTAGAGGAGGCAAGGATTGCGCTTCGTAACCTAAGACGGGAAGGCATCGAAAGACTGAGGCAGTCAGAAAAAAATAAAGAAATATCCCAAGATCAATACACACGTGCTTCTGAACAACTGCAAAAACTCACCGATAACTTCATAGACAAGGTCAACGATATAGGAAAAGCCAAAGAAACAGAGATAATGGAGGTCTAA
- a CDS encoding UMP kinase yields MATKKPKYKRVLLKLSGEALMGKKRFGIDRSILTRVARQIKQIIEQEVEVAIVVGGGNFWRGTGGEAKGMDRATADYAGMLATMINALVLQDSLESEGIITRTQSAITMHAVAEPYIRRRAIRHLEKGRVVIFAGGTGNPYMTTDTAAALRAIEVGAEVLLVAKNRVDGVYDSDPLRNPKAKKFYHLTHKDALNLRLQVMDSTAFSLCRDNKLPIIIFDLQGKQSIERAIFGEHVGTFVTNEEER; encoded by the coding sequence GTGGCAACAAAAAAGCCCAAATACAAGCGTGTCTTGCTCAAGCTGAGTGGAGAAGCGCTCATGGGAAAGAAAAGGTTTGGCATTGACCGTTCAATACTGACACGTGTAGCCCGGCAAATAAAACAAATAATTGAGCAAGAAGTTGAGGTAGCTATAGTCGTCGGAGGAGGCAATTTCTGGCGAGGCACTGGTGGTGAAGCCAAAGGAATGGATCGAGCCACAGCTGACTATGCTGGGATGTTAGCTACGATGATCAATGCCCTGGTCCTTCAAGATTCGTTAGAAAGCGAAGGAATAATTACTAGAACTCAATCAGCCATTACCATGCATGCTGTAGCCGAGCCGTATATACGTCGTCGTGCCATCCGACACCTAGAAAAGGGGAGGGTGGTTATTTTCGCCGGAGGTACAGGAAATCCCTACATGACTACCGATACTGCTGCGGCACTGCGAGCCATTGAAGTCGGAGCCGAAGTCCTTCTTGTAGCCAAAAACAGAGTCGATGGTGTTTACGATTCTGATCCTCTCAGAAATCCAAAGGCAAAGAAATTTTACCATTTAACCCACAAAGATGCCCTAAACTTACGCCTCCAGGTAATGGATAGCACTGCTTTCTCTCTATGTCGGGACAATAAGCTTCCCATAATAATTTTCGACCTACAAGGAAAACAGAGTATAGAGCGTGCCATCTTTGGAGAACACGTCGGTACCTTTGTCACTAACGAGGAAGAGAGATGA
- a CDS encoding elongation factor Ts — MQVSTTAIKELRGKTGAGVIDCKKALLEAEGNLEKAADILNQRGLALARKKADRAADQGIIEAYVHQGGQIAALIEINCETDFVSRTDEFKELAHDLALQITAMSPRFISPEDMPQETDTDLQTACLLLQPFIKDPNKTVQDIITETIAKVGENIKIRRFVRFELGY; from the coding sequence TTGCAAGTTTCAACTACAGCGATAAAGGAGCTTAGGGGAAAAACCGGTGCTGGTGTTATAGACTGTAAAAAGGCTCTCCTCGAAGCAGAAGGAAACTTGGAAAAGGCAGCCGATATTCTCAACCAGCGCGGACTGGCCTTGGCTCGAAAAAAGGCTGACCGTGCCGCAGACCAAGGAATAATCGAAGCTTATGTCCACCAAGGAGGCCAGATTGCAGCATTAATTGAAATCAACTGTGAGACCGATTTTGTTTCCCGCACTGACGAATTCAAAGAGTTAGCCCATGACCTAGCTCTGCAAATAACCGCTATGTCCCCAAGATTCATTTCTCCAGAAGACATGCCACAAGAAACAGACACAGACCTTCAAACAGCTTGCCTCCTGCTCCAACCCTTCATCAAAGACCCCAACAAGACCGTCCAAGACATCATCACTGAAACGATAGCCAAGGTTGGTGAGAATATCAAAATACGCAGATTCGTCAGATTCGAACTAGGTTATTAG